A single Methylomonas sp. AM2-LC DNA region contains:
- a CDS encoding sigma-54 dependent transcriptional regulator produces MLQGSHVCIADDEKNGRRMLEILISKLGYQVSVAANGQEALDIIRKNSINLLITDLKMPHMDGLQLLAALRAENNDIPVIVVTAHGTVESAVSAMKSGAFDFIMRPLDIEQIEMVVHKALETSRLKQENLFLRDQLKDGWDELVGHSQPMQAIHQLIRQVAPTKASVLISGETGTGKELVARAIHQYSGRKGLFVALNCAAIPVSMFESELFGYVRGAFTGANKDRIGKFEYAHQGTLFLDEITEMPLEIQAKLLRVLQENCVERLGSNRSFDVDIRFIAATNRDPRLAVAEKHLREDVFYRLNVFNISLPPLRERDYDILLLANNFIEHFRKQLGCQALSLSAAAAKILSAYAWPGNVRELKNIIERAVVLSRNGEIGTEHLPHELIPKQRQSDQTPETANNDRRADLEASVASLEVRMINQALHNADGNKAKAARQLKISERTLWYKLKKYHSDLDKT; encoded by the coding sequence ATGTTGCAAGGTTCACATGTGTGTATTGCTGACGATGAAAAAAATGGCCGCAGAATGCTGGAAATCCTGATAAGCAAATTGGGTTACCAAGTTTCTGTGGCCGCCAACGGTCAGGAAGCACTGGACATTATTCGTAAAAACTCGATCAACCTGTTAATTACCGATTTAAAAATGCCGCACATGGATGGCTTGCAACTGCTGGCTGCCTTACGTGCCGAAAATAATGATATTCCGGTGATCGTGGTTACGGCTCATGGTACCGTTGAAAGTGCAGTGTCTGCTATGAAATCGGGCGCCTTTGATTTTATTATGCGTCCGCTGGATATCGAACAAATTGAAATGGTAGTGCATAAGGCGCTAGAAACCTCGCGCTTAAAACAAGAAAACCTGTTTTTGCGCGATCAACTTAAAGATGGCTGGGATGAACTGGTGGGGCATAGTCAGCCCATGCAGGCTATTCATCAATTAATCCGTCAAGTGGCTCCCACAAAAGCCAGTGTGTTAATTTCCGGCGAAACGGGTACCGGTAAAGAACTCGTAGCACGTGCCATTCACCAATATTCCGGGCGTAAAGGTTTGTTTGTCGCGCTTAATTGTGCCGCCATTCCGGTTAGCATGTTTGAAAGCGAACTGTTCGGATATGTACGCGGTGCCTTTACCGGGGCCAACAAAGATAGAATCGGTAAATTTGAATATGCACATCAGGGGACTTTGTTTCTGGATGAAATTACCGAAATGCCCCTGGAAATCCAAGCCAAACTATTGCGGGTATTACAGGAAAACTGCGTAGAGCGCTTGGGCAGCAATCGCAGCTTTGACGTGGATATTCGTTTCATTGCCGCCACCAATCGTGATCCCCGGCTGGCCGTGGCAGAAAAGCATTTAAGAGAAGATGTCTTTTATCGCTTAAACGTGTTTAATATTAGCCTGCCGCCACTGCGTGAGCGCGATTATGATATTTTGCTATTGGCCAATAATTTTATCGAACATTTCCGTAAACAATTAGGCTGTCAAGCACTAAGTCTGTCAGCCGCCGCCGCTAAAATTTTAAGCGCCTATGCCTGGCCTGGTAATGTGAGAGAACTTAAAAATATTATCGAAAGAGCAGTGGTTTTAAGTCGGAACGGTGAGATAGGTACAGAGCATTTGCCTCACGAATTAATTCCTAAACAGCGTCAAAGCGATCAAACCCCGGAGACTGCAAATAACGACAGACGTGCCGATTTGGAAGCGTCTGTGGCCAGTTTAGAGGTGCGCATGATTAACCAGGCTTTACACAATGCGGATGGTAATAAAGCCAAAGCGGCACGCCAGTTAAAAATCAGTGAGCGTACACTTTGGTATAAACTTAAAAAATACCACAGCGATCTGGACAAAACCTAG
- the soxY gene encoding thiosulfate oxidation carrier protein SoxY, with the protein MPRRLFLKQCMLTVLGWCASKSAVSAWDAGRFSASPYTDILHQLVKQQTLIDSNDMQISLPDIAENGAVVPISIRSDLDNIQQIYVLVEKNPTPLAAQFSLSARVAVQINARIKMAESCNVVVIAQQGDRYLRSQQWVKVSVGGCGTG; encoded by the coding sequence ATGCCGCGCCGACTGTTTCTAAAACAATGTATGCTTACCGTGTTGGGCTGGTGTGCCAGCAAATCTGCAGTTAGCGCCTGGGATGCTGGTCGTTTTAGTGCCTCGCCCTATACAGACATTTTGCATCAACTGGTTAAGCAGCAAACACTTATAGACAGTAACGACATGCAAATCAGCCTGCCAGACATTGCCGAAAACGGTGCCGTTGTCCCTATCAGCATTCGTAGTGATTTGGATAATATTCAACAGATTTACGTACTGGTAGAAAAAAACCCCACGCCACTGGCCGCCCAATTTAGTTTGTCTGCGCGTGTTGCCGTGCAAATCAACGCTCGTATCAAAATGGCGGAAAGCTGCAATGTTGTGGTGATTGCCCAGCAAGGTGATCGCTACTTACGTAGCCAGCAATGGGTTAAAGTTAGTGTGGGTGGTTGCGGAACCGGCTAA
- a CDS encoding TetR/AcrR family transcriptional regulator, with product MAPKIKSNQDREHLRKQILDAARSLFVERGIEAVSMREIAKKINYSATTLYNHFADKDALLQAVCDNDFLALTGDMQKITQIPDLIERLKAFLLGYAHFALQYPNHYRLMFMTPRPNCDPDTSAIEKGNAEQDGYALIQQLVQAVFAADLFRADISDCELLVQTLWAGMHGVCSIEITLGKDQWVEWTTIEERLNLMLNVMLRGLLRYPDRIS from the coding sequence ATGGCTCCAAAAATTAAATCAAACCAAGACCGTGAACATTTGCGCAAGCAAATTTTGGATGCTGCGCGCAGCTTATTTGTTGAGCGTGGTATTGAGGCGGTTTCTATGCGCGAAATTGCCAAAAAAATTAATTATTCAGCGACTACGCTGTATAACCACTTTGCGGATAAAGACGCTTTGTTACAAGCTGTGTGCGATAACGATTTTTTAGCACTGACCGGGGATATGCAAAAAATTACGCAAATCCCCGATTTAATAGAACGCTTAAAAGCGTTTTTACTGGGCTATGCACACTTTGCCTTACAGTATCCGAATCATTATCGGCTCATGTTTATGACGCCGCGTCCCAATTGTGATCCTGACACCAGTGCTATAGAAAAAGGTAATGCTGAACAGGATGGTTATGCACTCATACAACAATTAGTACAGGCGGTATTTGCGGCGGATTTATTCAGAGCCGATATTAGCGATTGCGAATTACTTGTGCAAACCCTGTGGGCAGGAATGCACGGTGTTTGCTCTATCGAAATTACCCTAGGAAAAGACCAGTGGGTCGAGTGGACCACTATTGAAGAACGTTTAAATTTAATGCTAAACGTTATGTTGCGCGGCTTGTTACGTTACCCAGACAGGATTTCATAA
- a CDS encoding dockerin type I domain-containing protein, producing MMKLKKHSLVATTTRLSLALMLCWAASPVHAAASFGSLSNFDAINDTGDDCHGFEIELDDVTSKQVTYTFSAPYIQYGTPRLIDFDDTATGGKKGVKVRYESQYDSVKKAWLQTTPKAVNPTMQTAGHFCWTGGSGASYPGEGCEHFGIGVLGTPTNTVYRWLIADPVNPGSLAYYSVNGSPVPASIPAPIWNVQPQPVPPVPPPKPLPPVVQPVIQTPPALQNVSSTYDFSDAIWVKVYVTEAPKSAELKHLLTDDPDVPNQPGETEVNWVVMQALTPTGIANGAGATYSVSDLTGNSGGKAMANNSESVTRRYEFYKFKDNPGQTVLDYYDPETHEAVVGDAPNGGLGDYIGAQMAAVNIVDVDSDTVLDITDNCTHKANTNQRDTDGDGFGNICDPDLNNDHVVDLKDFTLLKASFLKTGFNDNANNAAANADLNGDGKVNFSDLAILKAYLLTPGTAVSPGNGAPGPSK from the coding sequence ATGATGAAACTTAAAAAACATAGTTTAGTGGCAACCACCACGCGCTTATCTTTGGCTTTAATGTTGTGCTGGGCTGCCAGTCCGGTACATGCGGCTGCCAGCTTTGGTTCGCTTAGTAATTTTGATGCCATCAACGACACCGGTGATGATTGTCACGGTTTTGAAATCGAACTGGACGATGTTACCAGCAAACAGGTGACATATACTTTTAGTGCGCCATATATTCAATACGGCACGCCACGTTTAATCGACTTTGACGATACCGCTACAGGTGGAAAAAAAGGCGTTAAAGTCCGTTATGAAAGCCAATACGACTCAGTAAAAAAAGCCTGGTTACAAACCACGCCCAAAGCGGTTAATCCCACCATGCAGACTGCTGGCCATTTTTGCTGGACAGGGGGCAGTGGTGCCAGTTATCCGGGTGAAGGCTGCGAACATTTTGGTATTGGTGTACTGGGTACGCCAACCAACACCGTTTACCGTTGGTTGATCGCGGACCCGGTTAATCCAGGTAGTCTGGCCTATTATTCAGTAAACGGTTCGCCTGTGCCAGCCAGTATTCCAGCACCTATCTGGAATGTTCAACCACAACCTGTACCGCCAGTGCCACCACCAAAGCCGCTGCCACCGGTGGTTCAACCTGTGATTCAAACCCCACCGGCCTTGCAAAATGTCAGTAGCACCTACGATTTTAGTGATGCTATTTGGGTTAAAGTGTATGTAACAGAAGCGCCTAAATCGGCAGAACTGAAACATTTATTGACCGACGATCCTGATGTGCCTAATCAACCTGGCGAAACCGAAGTGAATTGGGTAGTCATGCAAGCCCTTACGCCCACCGGTATAGCTAATGGTGCCGGCGCTACTTACTCAGTGTCTGATCTGACCGGTAACTCTGGCGGTAAAGCAATGGCTAATAACAGCGAATCGGTTACACGCCGTTATGAGTTTTACAAATTCAAAGATAACCCCGGTCAAACCGTTTTAGATTATTACGATCCAGAAACCCACGAAGCTGTGGTGGGTGATGCGCCTAATGGCGGCTTAGGCGATTACATCGGTGCGCAAATGGCAGCGGTTAATATTGTCGATGTGGATAGTGATACCGTTCTGGATATAACCGATAACTGCACGCACAAAGCCAATACCAATCAACGCGATACCGACGGCGATGGCTTTGGCAATATTTGCGACCCAGACCTAAACAACGATCATGTCGTGGATTTGAAAGACTTTACGTTGCTGAAAGCCAGTTTTCTGAAAACAGGCTTTAACGATAATGCCAATAATGCTGCTGCTAATGCGGATTTAAACGGCGATGGTAAAGTTAACTTCAGCGATCTTGCCATTTTAAAAGCCTATTTGCTAACCCCAGGTACGGCGGTTAGTCCAGGCAACGGTGCGCCAGGACCTAGCAAATAA
- a CDS encoding CinA family protein has protein sequence MHTALIESLKPLLIQQKLHVAAAESITCGMLQSALGSISGSSEYLEGGLTAYNLQQKFSLLHIDYQHAQSVNCVSQQVAEQMAEQVCLLFACDIGLATTGYAEPNKAHHIAIPEAYIAICHRHKLEISCVHNAYVTGKDLNRKQMQAYVTQRILQALLDYLTHRNHIITMHQY, from the coding sequence ATGCATACTGCACTGATTGAAAGCTTAAAACCGCTGCTGATACAGCAAAAACTGCACGTTGCCGCGGCCGAAAGTATCACCTGCGGCATGCTGCAAAGCGCGTTAGGCTCTATCAGTGGTAGTTCCGAGTATTTAGAAGGCGGCTTAACCGCCTATAATCTGCAACAGAAATTCAGTTTGCTGCATATAGACTATCAACATGCGCAAAGTGTTAATTGTGTGTCGCAACAAGTAGCCGAGCAAATGGCCGAACAAGTGTGTTTATTATTTGCCTGCGATATTGGCTTGGCCACTACCGGCTATGCCGAACCCAATAAAGCACATCACATCGCCATACCAGAGGCGTATATTGCTATCTGTCATCGGCATAAACTGGAAATTAGCTGTGTACACAATGCCTATGTCACCGGAAAAGACTTGAACCGCAAACAGATGCAAGCCTATGTCACGCAGCGTATCTTACAAGCATTGCTGGATTATTTAACACATCGTAATCACATTATAACCATGCATCAATACTGA
- a CDS encoding HAMP domain-containing sensor histidine kinase: MPIRRIILISFVLLSSLIALPLLAVLFFSSRNTIETEISRNLNSDAVMLMQEVDIVLFECMQNVHSWSHLDIMQEARIGDIDKRLSQFLSDMEYRYKGMYQNLFYIDTQNKVIAASRAAQIGHVYQHSAPELKVDVPLGEVFIEDLSFPPPPYQNAKLVIRAPVNDRYSASEIGQLFGLFDMQQLYNLLDQAMHFNIGERYIVLLDGSGRAIAASANLRNAQVLSSMMFADWKPKQNQSLLVHDGNPIVDSPVLVGYANSAGYLSYMQMGWSILVFQRVDDAFLPVRSLLILFVLVIVLTLLLALSASHWLSGYIAKPLLSLTQWVRDVRLIDKRLPPLLKGAVEIQELASTFLEVLHELQQSREQLIQTAKLAVVGEMSAIMAHEIRTPLGIISTSAQWLQRESSLSAEGKEMSQFILDESARLKKLMNTLLDCSRPREPLMLENNVHDIIEHTIELLSIQAENKHIQIEKQWLINSAQLDCDAEMLTQVFLNLLLNAIQILPAGGLIHIRTRSILHFICIDIADTGPGINKDDFQQLFEPFFSKREGGIGLGLTVTRQIVLAHHGKISVSASCLGGACFTIQLPIRQD, from the coding sequence ATGCCCATACGCCGCATTATTCTGATTTCCTTTGTCTTGCTATCATCGCTGATTGCCTTGCCGTTGTTGGCCGTGTTGTTTTTTTCCTCCAGAAATACCATAGAAACTGAAATCAGCCGCAATTTGAATAGCGATGCGGTCATGTTAATGCAGGAAGTGGATATCGTATTGTTTGAATGCATGCAAAATGTACATTCATGGTCGCATCTGGATATTATGCAGGAAGCGCGCATAGGTGATATTGATAAAAGACTTTCGCAATTTTTAAGTGATATGGAATATCGCTACAAAGGCATGTATCAAAACCTGTTTTATATCGATACTCAAAATAAAGTCATTGCCGCCAGTCGCGCCGCACAAATTGGTCATGTCTACCAACACTCTGCACCGGAACTTAAGGTGGACGTACCGTTGGGCGAAGTGTTTATAGAAGATTTAAGCTTTCCACCACCGCCTTACCAAAATGCCAAGCTGGTGATACGTGCGCCGGTAAACGATAGGTATAGCGCTAGCGAAATTGGGCAGTTATTTGGCTTGTTTGATATGCAACAGCTTTACAATTTGCTTGATCAGGCCATGCACTTCAATATTGGTGAACGCTATATCGTATTACTGGATGGTAGCGGCAGAGCCATTGCCGCATCGGCAAACCTAAGAAATGCGCAAGTATTATCCAGCATGATGTTTGCGGACTGGAAACCCAAACAAAACCAGTCCTTACTGGTACATGATGGCAATCCGATTGTTGACTCGCCGGTCTTGGTGGGCTATGCCAACTCCGCTGGCTATTTAAGCTATATGCAAATGGGCTGGTCTATTCTGGTATTTCAACGCGTTGATGATGCCTTTTTGCCGGTACGCTCGTTACTGATCCTGTTTGTGTTGGTGATTGTGTTAACCCTGTTATTGGCGCTATCTGCTTCGCACTGGCTATCCGGCTATATTGCCAAACCCTTGTTATCTTTAACGCAATGGGTGCGTGATGTGCGCCTTATCGATAAGCGCTTACCACCCTTACTGAAAGGCGCGGTCGAAATTCAGGAATTAGCCAGCACTTTTTTGGAAGTGTTACATGAGTTGCAACAATCCAGAGAACAACTTATTCAAACCGCAAAACTCGCGGTAGTGGGGGAAATGTCAGCCATTATGGCGCATGAGATTCGTACCCCGCTGGGTATCATTTCCACCTCGGCGCAATGGTTGCAAAGAGAATCCTCTTTGAGTGCAGAGGGCAAGGAAATGTCGCAATTTATTTTAGATGAAAGTGCGCGCCTGAAAAAACTGATGAATACCTTGTTGGACTGCTCACGTCCCAGAGAGCCGTTGATGCTGGAAAACAATGTGCATGACATTATTGAACATACCATTGAGCTGCTGTCAATACAGGCCGAAAACAAACACATTCAAATAGAAAAACAATGGTTGATTAACTCAGCACAGCTTGATTGCGATGCTGAAATGCTCACACAGGTTTTTTTAAACTTATTGCTGAATGCCATACAAATTTTACCCGCTGGTGGCTTAATACACATACGCACCCGGTCTATTCTGCATTTTATCTGTATAGACATTGCTGATACTGGACCGGGTATTAATAAGGATGATTTTCAACAGTTATTCGAACCGTTTTTTTCGAAACGCGAGGGTGGTATCGGCTTAGGCTTAACCGTTACCCGGCAAATCGTGCTGGCGCATCATGGCAAAATTAGTGTGTCTGCCAGTTGTTTAGGCGGAGCCTGTTTTACAATACAATTGCCAATTAGGCAGGACTAA
- a CDS encoding efflux RND transporter periplasmic adaptor subunit — translation MRKQLLIIPTLSLLIACDKPVEAPPPPRPALVMVVSATTSDNAMRLVGEVLPRYESIQSFRIPGKIVERKVEIGTRVSKGQTLARLDAVDTQLSAAAAIAEVTSAEASQALAQAEVLRQRQLFDKQFISASALDVKEADLKSANARLAQLKAQAKVSDNRTEYNTLTADRNGVVTFIQAEPGQVIAAGEAVARIADTSHIDVLVSVPESRMAEVKLQAPVQLQLWADKQKIYPGVVREISPLADAVTRTFNVRITLQDADAFVNLGMTVGVRFPQSGANESGLLIPSSALTAVNGKESVWIIDENNRAQPREVDAGAFREDGVLIRSGLKAGETIAIAGVHTLNKDQVVRKIIEAKP, via the coding sequence ATGCGAAAACAATTATTAATCATACCGACCTTAAGCTTATTAATTGCTTGTGACAAACCCGTAGAAGCGCCACCGCCACCACGCCCAGCTCTAGTGATGGTGGTGTCTGCCACCACCTCTGATAATGCTATGCGCTTAGTGGGCGAAGTATTACCACGCTATGAGTCTATACAAAGTTTTCGTATTCCCGGCAAAATTGTCGAACGTAAAGTGGAAATCGGCACGCGGGTTAGTAAAGGCCAAACCCTGGCACGCCTGGATGCCGTTGATACTCAATTAAGTGCAGCGGCAGCGATTGCGGAAGTTACCTCGGCAGAAGCCAGTCAAGCCCTGGCACAGGCGGAAGTATTGCGCCAACGCCAGTTATTCGACAAACAGTTTATCTCTGCTTCTGCGCTGGATGTTAAAGAAGCCGATCTTAAATCCGCTAACGCGCGCTTGGCACAACTTAAAGCGCAAGCCAAGGTATCGGATAATCGCACCGAATACAATACTTTAACGGCAGATAGAAACGGTGTTGTCACCTTTATACAGGCCGAACCGGGGCAAGTGATTGCAGCGGGCGAAGCGGTTGCGCGGATTGCCGATACCAGCCATATTGATGTATTGGTCAGCGTGCCGGAATCGCGTATGGCTGAAGTTAAACTACAAGCGCCCGTGCAATTACAACTGTGGGCAGATAAACAAAAAATCTATCCGGGCGTAGTGCGTGAAATCTCGCCGCTAGCAGATGCCGTTACGCGCACCTTTAATGTGCGAATCACCCTGCAAGATGCCGATGCATTTGTTAACTTGGGCATGACGGTTGGCGTCAGGTTTCCACAATCCGGTGCTAATGAAAGCGGCTTATTAATTCCCAGCTCTGCCTTAACCGCAGTCAATGGCAAAGAGAGTGTGTGGATTATCGACGAGAATAACCGCGCGCAGCCGCGTGAGGTGGATGCCGGCGCATTTCGCGAAGATGGCGTACTTATTCGCAGTGGTTTAAAAGCGGGCGAAACCATTGCTATTGCTGGTGTACATACCTTGAATAAAGATCAAGTGGTTCGTAAAATCATTGAGGCAAAACCATGA